A window of Hyperolius riggenbachi isolate aHypRig1 chromosome 1, aHypRig1.pri, whole genome shotgun sequence contains these coding sequences:
- the C2CD4C gene encoding C2 calcium-dependent domain-containing protein 4C, whose amino-acid sequence MWLLERIRGTVDHSGRQTGEAGDKQSKGGSYSNVLTPDKIPDFFIPPKLMPTEGGAEGEGVAKSNIGTSASEQNLSSRRPQRSPRLPTKTTSESRNLVKAANRHIIQIESAEEWASEEDLGTNADPQSQTAMSLSYVPKAQTSYGFVTLMESPHTRRKESLFHSEQGSLSPCPSQSSSPSSQRRSAEGGGGSQLNPSDFGMSLMNPYRYFSGGESDTCSSAESSPFSSPLLSRSVSLLKIFTPDTQSKLMKLKHSVARNSSLSTDECSSADTSPSMPRRRMRGAKGAGLGSQQGTMPLDLLQKEHNVCLSKGGNMRLSAEYDPSNARLRVRLIAAEHLFDKLCDLKGVNCCVVLYLNPGKVHRQRSTIIKNSRNPVFNEDFFFDGLVAGSVKKMSLKLKVLNKGSSLKRDTLLGEKEIPLTALLPFL is encoded by the coding sequence ATGTGGCTTTTAGAGAGAATCCGAGGTACAGTGGACCACAGTGGTCGTCAGACAGGAGAAGCTGGTGATAAACAGTCTAAAGGTGGATCTTACAGCAATGTTCTGACCCCAGACAAAATTCCAGATTTTTTTATCCctccaaaactgatgccaactgaagGTGGAGCTGAAGGGGAAGGAGTAGCAAAATCCAATATTGGTACATCTGCTTCTGAGCAAAATTTGTCAAGCCGGCGCCCACAGCGCAGCCCTCGTCTACCTACCAAAACTACTTCAGAGAGCCGAAACCTTGTAAAAGCTGCAAACCGTCACATTATCCAGATTGAGAGTGCTGAAGAGTGGGCATCAGAAGAAGACTTAGGTACTAATGCAGATCCACAGTCTCAGACTGCTATGTCTCTTTCATATGTCCCTAAAGCTCAGACATCCTATGGATTTGTGACGCTTATGGAAAGTCCACATACACGACGAAAGGAATCTCTCTTTCACAGTGAACAAGGCTCTCTTTCTCCATGTCCATCACAATCCAGCTCCCCCAGTTCTCAGAGACGGAGTGCCGAAGGAGGTGGAGGGTCACAGTTGAATCCTTCAGACTTTGGAATGTCCCTGATGAATCCTTACAGATATTTCAGTGGTGGAGAAAGTGATACTTGCTCCTCTGCAGAGTCTTCTCCATTTAGTTCACCATTACTTTCCCGTTCTGTGTCTTTACTGAAGATTTTCACACCAGACACTCAGTCAAAGCTCATGAAGCTCAAGCATTCTGTTGCAAGAAACAGTTCACTATCTACGGATGAATGTAGTTCAGCAGACACTAGTCCCAGCATGCCCAGAAGAAGGATGCGAGGTGCCAAAGGTGCTGGCCTTGGTTCTCAACAAGGAACCATGCCCTTGGATCTTCTACAGAAGGAACACAATGTATGCCTCAGTAAAGGGGGTAATATGAGGCTATCAGCAGAGTATGATCCTTCCAATGCTAGGCTTAGGGTACGGTTGATTGCAGCAGAACATCTCTTTGATAAACTTTGTGATCTAAAAGGAGTAAACTGTTGTGTAGTTCTCTACCTGAATCCTGGTAAGGTTCACCGCCAGAGAAGCACCATAATTAAGAATAGCAGAAACCCAGTTTTCAATGAGGATTTTTTCTTTGATGGATTGGTGGCTGGAAGTGTGAAAAAGATGTCCCTCAAACTAAAAGTACTTAACAAGGGGAGCAGTCTTAAAAGGGACACATTGCTTGGAGAAAAGGAGATCCCACTAACAGCACTGTTGCCATTTCTTTGA